The following are encoded together in the Desulfococcus multivorans genome:
- a CDS encoding cache domain-containing protein, which produces MSNSTAAVLNMVKTAANVSIKNYLRAVCEKNIEIIQAGYKRYESGEISEAQAKEDLRRVLFSQTIGKTGYVYCVSSLGIPVEHPNPDVVGKKKWADRFFVKEMIRMKHGYMEYDWKNPGETDYRPKAVYIQYFEPWDWILAVSTYTEELSDLINVGDFRQGVLDMKFGKTGYSFIVDGECNPIVHPRLEGWLAEDIHGMDKDDVIPDIVRLKKGKLIYSWRNSPDEEYRKKLIIFNHIPEYNWIVASSGYFNEFYEILGTVKKVILFTILAMLGFSLLTSLWLSRLIIEPLQRLTDRLGMGIPENLSTRMPMTSTDEIGKLVTYFNGFMEKLEAYSNSLKTEISKHYLTSEALRESELRYRTILKCIYEGYFETDLYGNILFINPSMELITGYSREDLLNKNIMKILCPKDGRMVFNIFNGKGIKEQNHSIYEWQLIKKDKTPCFVEISLTLMADKYKHQTGIRGVLRDVTRRVQAQDALRLSEEMFSKAFQCSPSGMFVAHIENGRLIKVNDSFLSSTGYDAETVIGEELMNLDFFKNKNEGKNFLKLINEKRGIRNKEIEFCTTQGEVRDGIISAEVIMIWGETCILAAMEDLTDVRRLERRFLDITERQRHEIAFTLHDDLCPQLIGIEMLLEILKSKLNPDCSEPLQSLAKIEMLIRDSIRKIRLLSRGICPVDIVTQGFSASLSELVGYVEDMFGIVCHLNCDNSNPFADNTAAAHAYYIAHEAVHNAVKHAKSSHITIHFSTRKDKTILMVRDDGKGIQDFTGRTGLGLKIMKYRAKCLNASLNIRRNEKGGTIVLLEIGPFNNSEI; this is translated from the coding sequence TTGAGCAATAGCACCGCTGCTGTACTGAATATGGTAAAGACCGCTGCCAATGTATCGATCAAAAATTATTTACGGGCGGTTTGCGAGAAAAACATCGAAATTATTCAAGCCGGCTATAAGCGGTATGAATCCGGAGAAATCAGTGAAGCGCAGGCCAAAGAAGATCTCCGACGCGTCCTGTTTTCCCAGACCATCGGAAAAACCGGTTATGTGTATTGCGTCAGCAGCCTTGGAATTCCCGTGGAACATCCCAACCCGGATGTGGTCGGCAAAAAAAAATGGGCAGACCGGTTCTTCGTAAAAGAAATGATCCGCATGAAACACGGTTATATGGAGTACGACTGGAAAAATCCGGGTGAAACCGATTACAGACCCAAGGCCGTGTATATACAGTATTTCGAACCCTGGGACTGGATTCTGGCCGTTTCCACTTATACTGAAGAACTCAGCGACCTGATCAATGTGGGTGACTTCAGGCAAGGTGTTCTGGATATGAAATTCGGGAAAACGGGATATTCCTTTATTGTTGACGGCGAATGCAACCCGATCGTTCACCCAAGACTTGAAGGCTGGCTGGCAGAAGATATCCACGGCATGGACAAGGATGACGTCATCCCCGATATCGTCCGCCTTAAAAAAGGAAAGCTTATATATTCCTGGAGGAATTCACCGGATGAAGAATACCGCAAAAAGCTGATCATCTTCAACCACATCCCGGAATACAACTGGATTGTAGCATCTTCCGGGTATTTTAACGAATTTTATGAAATTCTCGGCACGGTCAAGAAGGTCATCTTGTTTACGATTTTAGCCATGCTTGGATTTTCACTGCTGACCTCCTTGTGGCTCAGCCGTCTGATCATTGAACCACTGCAACGCCTGACGGACCGGCTGGGAATGGGGATCCCTGAAAACCTTTCCACACGTATGCCGATGACCTCCACCGACGAGATCGGAAAGCTGGTGACCTATTTCAACGGGTTCATGGAAAAACTGGAAGCTTACAGCAACAGTCTGAAAACGGAAATTTCCAAACACTACCTGACCTCGGAGGCTCTCAGGGAAAGTGAATTGCGTTACCGTACCATTTTAAAATGCATATATGAAGGCTATTTTGAAACAGATCTGTACGGCAATATTCTTTTTATCAATCCGTCCATGGAACTGATTACAGGTTATTCCAGGGAAGATCTTTTAAACAAAAATATCATGAAGATTCTCTGCCCAAAAGACGGCCGAATGGTTTTTAACATCTTTAATGGTAAAGGCATCAAAGAACAGAACCACAGTATCTATGAATGGCAATTGATCAAAAAGGACAAAACCCCCTGTTTCGTAGAAATTTCTCTGACTCTTATGGCAGACAAATATAAGCACCAGACGGGTATCCGCGGCGTGCTGCGGGATGTAACCCGAAGGGTTCAGGCTCAAGACGCCCTGCGTTTATCAGAGGAGATGTTTTCCAAAGCTTTCCAGTGCAGTCCTTCGGGAATGTTCGTTGCCCATATTGAAAACGGGCGTCTGATAAAGGTCAATGACAGTTTTTTAAGTTCTACCGGTTATGATGCGGAAACCGTTATCGGCGAAGAGTTGATGAACCTTGATTTTTTCAAAAACAAAAACGAAGGAAAAAATTTTTTAAAACTGATTAACGAAAAAAGAGGTATTCGCAACAAAGAAATCGAATTCTGCACCACACAGGGAGAGGTCAGGGACGGCATCATTTCTGCTGAAGTTATCATGATATGGGGGGAAACCTGTATCCTGGCGGCGATGGAGGACTTAACGGATGTTCGGCGGCTTGAGCGCCGGTTCCTCGATATCACCGAACGGCAACGCCACGAGATTGCCTTTACACTTCATGATGACCTGTGCCCTCAGTTGATCGGAATCGAAATGCTTCTTGAAATTTTAAAATCAAAACTGAATCCGGACTGTTCGGAACCACTCCAAAGCCTGGCAAAAATTGAAATGCTCATCCGGGATTCCATCCGAAAAATCCGGCTGCTCTCCCGCGGGATCTGCCCGGTGGATATCGTCACGCAGGGTTTTAGTGCTTCCTTATCCGAGTTGGTCGGCTATGTGGAAGACATGTTCGGCATCGTCTGTCATCTGAATTGCGATAATTCCAATCCCTTTGCAGACAACACCGCGGCAGCCCATGCCTATTATATCGCCCACGAAGCTGTCCACAATGCCGTCAAGCATGCAAAATCTTCTCATATTACCATTCATTTTTCAACGCGGAAGGATAAAACCATCCTGATGGTCAGGGATGACGGTAAAGGCATCCAGGATTTCACTGGTCGGACAGGGCTTGGATTGAAAATAATGAAATACCGTGCAAAGTGTCTGAACGCCTCTTTGAATATCCGCAGGAACGAAAAAGGCGGTACCATTGTGCTGCTTGAGATAGGGCCTTTTAATAATTCGGAAATCTGA
- a CDS encoding acyl CoA:acetate/3-ketoacid CoA transferase: protein MNIKKGKIVTAEEAIELIRDNDTIVTAGFIGSGFAEELAITLKERFLRTGRPRNLTLTYPAGQGDGKTKGLNHLALEGLVGRIICGHTGLTPGLGKLVNDNKILAYNVPMGAVTQLYRDIAAGKPGNLTHVGLGTFIDPRVDGGKLNELTKTEGEDLIILINVEGKDYLFYKSFPIHVALLRGTTADPDGNITMEKESMILDALAMAQAARNSGGVVIVQVERLADRGTLNAREVVIPGIMVDCVVVARPENHWQTFGEPYSAAFSCEHRVPMQAIPFMEMSTRKIVVRRAAFELKPNSIVNLGIGMPEGVSQVANEERILEYATLTAESGIIGGLPMGGLDFGAGINVDALITENYMFDFYDGGGLDIAFLGLAQADAEGNVNVSKFGPRFTGPGGFIDISQNAKKVCFVGTFTAGGIKTSVKDGRLRIEQEGREKKFVREVEQKTFSGRYAAENKQQVLYVTERCVFSLCEEGLELIEIAPGIDLESQVLALMDFKPVMRKPPRLMDERIFRLRRMGIKDDLLNIPMKDRFTYNAADNIFFINLENYYMKTSEEVQEMREVVGSILEPIGKKVHTIANYDNFNVSPHLVDEYVEMVKYAANFYESVTRYTTSTFLRMKLGDELEKRGVSPHIYESKEEARKVLAYDETL from the coding sequence ATGAATATCAAGAAGGGGAAGATCGTCACGGCTGAAGAAGCCATCGAGCTGATCCGAGACAACGACACGATCGTAACGGCGGGATTTATCGGGAGCGGATTTGCAGAGGAACTTGCCATCACACTCAAAGAGCGATTCCTTAGAACCGGCAGGCCAAGAAATCTGACCCTGACTTATCCGGCGGGCCAGGGGGACGGTAAAACCAAAGGGCTGAACCATCTTGCCCTGGAAGGTCTGGTGGGGAGAATCATCTGTGGACACACCGGGCTTACCCCGGGACTGGGGAAATTGGTCAACGACAACAAAATTCTCGCCTACAACGTCCCCATGGGAGCGGTGACGCAACTATACAGAGACATCGCCGCCGGTAAACCCGGAAACCTGACCCATGTCGGCCTCGGCACCTTCATCGACCCGCGAGTCGACGGCGGAAAGCTCAACGAGTTGACGAAAACAGAGGGAGAAGACCTCATTATCCTGATAAACGTCGAAGGAAAGGACTATCTCTTCTATAAGTCGTTCCCCATCCATGTGGCCCTCCTCAGGGGCACGACGGCAGATCCCGACGGCAATATCACCATGGAAAAAGAATCCATGATCCTCGATGCGCTCGCCATGGCACAGGCTGCCAGGAACTCCGGCGGAGTCGTCATCGTTCAGGTCGAAAGACTCGCCGATCGCGGGACTCTCAATGCCCGTGAAGTGGTCATCCCCGGGATCATGGTCGACTGCGTGGTGGTGGCCAGGCCTGAAAACCACTGGCAAACCTTTGGTGAGCCCTACAGTGCGGCTTTCAGCTGTGAACACCGGGTGCCCATGCAGGCGATCCCTTTTATGGAGATGAGCACTCGAAAAATCGTCGTCCGACGTGCCGCCTTCGAACTGAAGCCCAACAGCATCGTAAACCTCGGCATTGGTATGCCTGAAGGCGTCTCCCAGGTGGCCAATGAAGAACGCATCCTGGAATACGCCACCCTCACGGCGGAATCGGGTATTATCGGCGGACTCCCGATGGGCGGTCTGGATTTCGGCGCCGGCATCAACGTCGATGCACTCATTACGGAAAACTACATGTTCGACTTCTATGACGGCGGCGGGCTTGACATTGCATTCCTGGGCTTGGCCCAGGCGGACGCGGAAGGGAACGTGAACGTCAGCAAGTTCGGCCCCCGTTTCACCGGTCCCGGAGGATTTATCGACATCAGCCAGAACGCCAAAAAGGTTTGCTTTGTCGGCACGTTTACCGCGGGGGGGATCAAAACCTCCGTGAAAGACGGCAGACTGAGAATCGAGCAGGAAGGCCGTGAAAAGAAGTTCGTTCGAGAGGTGGAACAAAAAACCTTCAGCGGCAGATATGCGGCTGAAAACAAACAGCAAGTCCTTTATGTCACCGAGCGGTGTGTCTTCTCCTTGTGCGAGGAAGGGCTGGAACTCATTGAAATTGCTCCGGGCATAGATCTGGAAAGCCAGGTTCTGGCGCTCATGGATTTTAAGCCCGTCATGCGCAAGCCGCCAAGGCTCATGGACGAAAGAATATTCCGACTCCGCCGCATGGGGATCAAAGACGATCTTCTCAACATTCCCATGAAGGACCGGTTCACCTACAATGCCGCAGACAACATCTTCTTCATCAATCTCGAAAACTATTACATGAAAACCAGTGAAGAGGTTCAGGAGATGCGGGAAGTAGTGGGCAGCATACTGGAACCCATCGGCAAAAAGGTCCACACCATCGCCAACTACGACAATTTCAATGTTTCTCCCCACCTGGTTGACGAATATGTCGAAATGGTAAAATACGCGGCGAATTTCTACGAAAGCGTCACGCGTTATACGACCAGTACATTTCTGAGAATGAAGCTCGGCGACGAGCTTGAGAAGCGGGGGGTCTCTCCCCACATCTACGAAAGCAAGGAAGAGGCCCGAAAAGTGCTGGCCTACGATGAAACACTGTAA
- a CDS encoding class I adenylate-forming enzyme family protein: MNIVSNLERSVTFCPDKPAIIFEDTPITYKELHLKVCRLASRMRSLGVKKGDRIALFMANIPEFAIVYYAAMKLGAIAVSLNVMLVKNEVKYILGDCGAKIIFVGEDQACQVPTDDPDALEHIILVEGDENNEHHISRVYDTGVETFQALDMADTDPAVILYTSGTTGYPKGATLSHFNVVANVNSTNYHIRSTKEDVFHLFLPLFHCFGQNFIMNSCIKKGATLVMHKRFEPAPVIEAVKKHKVTMFFAVPTIYIYLLNMKDEEIDFSSIRYFFTAASVMPNDVANRWRAKYGIPINDGYGLTECSPFACYNHDFNYKPGAIGHPVINVQMKIVGEDGKAAAPGEWGEICIKGPNVMLGYWNKPTETEKTIIDGWLHTGDVGAQDEDGDFFIVDRVKDMIISAGNNIYPAEVENHIYAHPAVNEVAVLGIPNDVKGESVKAVIVLKPGEKVDPEEMIEFCKERMSRYKVPKYIDFVTELPKSATGKILKRILRDEAAD; this comes from the coding sequence ATGAATATTGTCAGTAATCTTGAAAGAAGTGTAACATTCTGTCCTGACAAGCCCGCCATTATTTTTGAAGATACCCCCATAACCTATAAAGAGCTTCATCTTAAAGTCTGCCGCCTTGCATCAAGAATGCGCAGTCTCGGCGTTAAAAAGGGAGATCGTATTGCCCTTTTCATGGCCAATATTCCCGAGTTTGCGATCGTTTACTATGCCGCTATGAAGCTTGGTGCCATTGCTGTATCCCTCAATGTCATGCTGGTAAAAAATGAAGTCAAGTATATCCTGGGAGACTGCGGCGCCAAAATCATATTCGTCGGAGAAGACCAGGCCTGCCAGGTACCCACGGACGATCCGGATGCATTGGAACATATAATTCTAGTAGAAGGTGATGAAAACAATGAGCATCACATCAGCCGCGTATACGATACCGGTGTTGAAACCTTTCAGGCCCTTGACATGGCCGACACGGATCCGGCAGTCATCCTTTACACCTCCGGCACCACAGGATACCCCAAAGGGGCGACGTTGAGTCATTTTAATGTTGTCGCCAACGTCAACTCTACCAATTACCATATCCGCTCCACAAAAGAGGACGTTTTTCACCTGTTTTTGCCTCTGTTTCATTGTTTCGGGCAAAATTTCATCATGAACTCGTGCATCAAAAAAGGGGCGACCCTTGTCATGCACAAACGTTTTGAGCCGGCCCCTGTGATCGAAGCCGTCAAAAAACACAAAGTCACCATGTTCTTCGCTGTTCCCACCATTTATATCTACCTTTTAAATATGAAAGATGAGGAGATTGATTTTTCCAGCATCCGGTATTTTTTCACAGCGGCCTCTGTCATGCCGAATGATGTGGCCAACAGGTGGCGCGCCAAGTACGGCATACCCATCAATGACGGGTACGGTCTGACGGAATGTTCTCCTTTTGCATGCTATAATCATGATTTTAACTACAAGCCAGGCGCCATCGGCCATCCGGTCATTAACGTGCAGATGAAAATCGTCGGTGAAGACGGCAAAGCGGCGGCTCCGGGCGAATGGGGTGAAATCTGCATCAAGGGGCCCAATGTCATGCTGGGCTACTGGAACAAACCCACAGAGACCGAAAAGACCATTATTGACGGCTGGCTGCACACTGGTGATGTTGGGGCCCAGGATGAAGACGGCGACTTTTTCATTGTTGACCGGGTAAAAGATATGATCATTTCAGCCGGCAACAACATTTATCCCGCTGAAGTCGAAAATCATATCTACGCGCATCCGGCGGTTAACGAAGTGGCTGTGCTCGGAATCCCGAATGATGTCAAAGGAGAGTCTGTCAAGGCAGTCATCGTGCTCAAACCTGGAGAAAAAGTTGATCCTGAGGAAATGATCGAGTTCTGCAAGGAACGGATGTCCAGATACAAGGTGCCAAAATACATCGATTTTGTCACAGAACTTCCTAAAAGCGCCACCGGCAAGATCCTCAAACGAATCCTGCGTGATGAGGCCGCCGATTAA
- a CDS encoding HD domain-containing protein, whose amino-acid sequence MIPPDLLGEIRRTLIRQETAYQCNAAEETFSSVWAHSCRVGRIARHIAKAEGWNEELALLAGLLHDTGKFACGKYRDGDVPEEKYAVRFTERLLSGTVYERWIPMISQAILSAYFEGEPTNDLGRVVYDADSLDKMGHMGIVQFFTKQTLRRRFLDNDTMVRISIELTYAHHAPDTLKTATGRSLARERSLRTRRFYTELLEEWSQMGLGAFTIVEENIAGIVCILVVPCACACGGRIRLESDIRDVVKCSRSVVMTYGCEDCGFENVYYFCLPNIDGLPPKP is encoded by the coding sequence ATGATCCCTCCCGACTTGCTGGGGGAGATCCGTCGGACATTGATCCGACAAGAGACCGCCTATCAATGCAACGCCGCGGAAGAAACATTTTCCAGTGTCTGGGCCCACAGTTGCAGAGTCGGTCGGATCGCCCGGCATATCGCCAAGGCGGAGGGGTGGAATGAAGAACTGGCGTTGCTCGCGGGTTTACTTCATGACACGGGCAAGTTTGCTTGTGGAAAATATCGGGACGGCGATGTCCCGGAAGAAAAATATGCCGTCCGCTTCACCGAACGCCTCCTTTCCGGAACCGTGTATGAGCGATGGATCCCGATGATCAGTCAGGCTATCCTGTCCGCCTATTTTGAAGGAGAACCGACCAACGACCTTGGCAGGGTAGTGTACGACGCAGACAGCCTTGACAAGATGGGACACATGGGGATTGTCCAGTTTTTCACAAAACAGACATTGCGCCGAAGATTTCTGGACAATGACACGATGGTCAGAATCAGCATTGAACTGACCTATGCCCATCACGCGCCGGATACCCTGAAAACCGCAACCGGCAGATCCCTTGCCCGGGAACGAAGCCTTCGTACCCGACGGTTTTATACGGAACTGTTGGAAGAATGGTCTCAGATGGGTCTTGGTGCGTTCACCATTGTCGAGGAGAACATCGCCGGGATTGTCTGCATTCTCGTGGTCCCGTGTGCATGCGCGTGCGGCGGCCGAATCAGACTCGAATCCGATATCCGGGATGTGGTGAAGTGCTCCCGGTCCGTCGTCATGACCTATGGATGTGAGGATTGCGGTTTCGAGAACGTCTATTACTTCTGCCTCCCCAACATTGACGGCCTCCCGCCGAAACCTTGA
- a CDS encoding radical SAM protein: MTLQTPPPAVLLKKSPFLVVKQIDDTEVRVYSRMHGNLTAFDVDIQKVLKLFDTPANAENAAKIASQFCKNDASDLIRELYAKHFLVEANKDEKAIFSEYISAVRHKNRIPKVSKVTFLVSDECNLACKGCYHTFYDFKSTQMSSDFAGQILEGLFPYLKKNAVSSLVISFLGYEPFLNFEAMKRIYDQVCSMSDRYDIKTSFHIFTNAFSLDESMHAWIERNISKLAVKVSLDGIKEDNDKRRVDFAGKGTYERVVKNLRRILATGVKCSVLIVLSKLNFSNIEKFVDEMDVLGIRQITANMFCGQSRDERMMELTTSEKIEAIKRMDQAAEKHGIRFDGEWKYAVVQMITGAHFTCPAGIKQLVFSADGVIYPCQRFAGTPINFGTYTKDFWEKISEDRCEGYRRWTADLYRGLTERSKTENIDLAGWSCPFLLFIREECISKHLEREFNERLLEYYITRPLDRIIAESPRN, from the coding sequence ATGACACTCCAAACGCCGCCACCCGCCGTCCTTTTAAAAAAATCTCCATTTCTGGTTGTCAAGCAAATAGATGATACCGAAGTACGCGTTTACAGCAGAATGCATGGCAACTTGACAGCATTTGACGTTGATATCCAAAAAGTTTTGAAATTGTTCGATACCCCTGCAAACGCCGAAAACGCCGCAAAAATCGCATCACAATTTTGTAAAAACGACGCCTCGGACCTGATCCGGGAATTGTACGCGAAACATTTTTTAGTCGAAGCGAATAAAGACGAAAAGGCTATATTTTCAGAATATATTTCCGCAGTTCGACACAAAAACAGAATTCCGAAGGTTTCGAAGGTGACATTCCTGGTTTCAGATGAATGCAATTTAGCCTGCAAAGGATGCTATCACACCTTTTATGATTTCAAGAGCACGCAGATGAGCAGTGATTTTGCGGGCCAAATTCTGGAAGGATTGTTTCCGTATCTGAAAAAAAATGCCGTCTCATCGCTGGTGATATCCTTTCTGGGGTATGAACCTTTTCTGAATTTTGAAGCCATGAAAAGAATTTATGACCAGGTATGCAGCATGAGTGACAGATACGATATAAAAACGTCATTTCACATCTTCACGAATGCCTTCAGCCTTGATGAAAGCATGCATGCGTGGATAGAACGGAACATATCAAAATTGGCCGTCAAGGTGAGTCTGGACGGCATAAAAGAAGATAACGATAAGCGCAGAGTCGATTTCGCCGGCAAGGGTACATATGAGAGAGTGGTTAAAAATTTACGGCGGATTCTGGCCACCGGTGTTAAATGCAGTGTCTTGATCGTTCTCAGCAAATTAAATTTTTCGAACATCGAAAAGTTTGTGGATGAAATGGACGTACTGGGTATCAGGCAAATTACGGCAAATATGTTTTGTGGTCAATCCAGAGATGAGCGAATGATGGAATTGACGACATCCGAAAAAATCGAAGCGATCAAGAGGATGGATCAGGCTGCCGAGAAACATGGCATACGGTTTGACGGCGAGTGGAAATATGCCGTGGTGCAAATGATTACAGGGGCTCATTTCACTTGTCCTGCGGGAATAAAACAGTTGGTTTTTTCAGCGGACGGCGTTATTTATCCGTGTCAACGATTCGCGGGGACACCCATAAATTTCGGGACCTACACCAAGGATTTCTGGGAAAAAATAAGCGAGGACCGATGCGAAGGCTATCGTAGATGGACCGCCGATCTTTATCGCGGCCTGACGGAAAGATCGAAAACAGAAAATATCGATCTTGCAGGCTGGAGTTGCCCGTTTCTTCTTTTCATCAGAGAAGAATGTATCAGCAAACACCTCGAAAGAGAATTCAATGAACGTCTCCTTGAATACTATATTACGCGACCCCTCGACAGGATCATTGCGGAATCACCCAGAAACTGA
- a CDS encoding amidohydrolase family protein, protein MKVIDFHVHLASAKHWTPWVTAFVRKNNPGYFERFPDGPAPEEMISHFASQGVRRMVVLAEYAPRCTGVVTNEEVARFCSNHEELTPFASLCMEEDTPYETQARHAVEELGMKGFKLLPSYQYFYPNDPSFFPFYDYMQSKGLPIMVHTGSSVFKGTRIKYADPLLLDDVADEFPELTILMEHGGRPFWYDRAAWLLSRHRNIHIGIAGIATRHLPRHFPNLERYADRFFFGSDWPAIPLDVKGLVERVLALPYSDETKANILHGNAERVLGEVNSKQTALMNS, encoded by the coding sequence ATGAAAGTCATCGATTTCCACGTCCATTTAGCATCGGCAAAGCATTGGACCCCCTGGGTCACGGCATTCGTCCGAAAAAACAATCCCGGCTATTTTGAGCGTTTTCCCGACGGCCCTGCTCCGGAGGAAATGATTTCCCATTTCGCTTCACAGGGGGTAAGAAGGATGGTCGTTCTGGCCGAATATGCCCCGAGATGCACCGGCGTCGTCACCAATGAAGAGGTCGCTCGATTCTGCAGCAATCATGAAGAACTGACCCCTTTTGCGTCCTTGTGCATGGAGGAGGATACCCCCTATGAAACGCAGGCGCGGCATGCCGTGGAAGAACTGGGCATGAAAGGCTTCAAGCTTCTTCCCTCCTACCAGTATTTTTATCCCAACGACCCCTCTTTTTTCCCGTTCTACGATTACATGCAATCCAAAGGGCTGCCGATCATGGTTCACACCGGCTCATCGGTTTTCAAAGGCACGCGGATCAAATATGCCGATCCGCTGCTGCTGGATGATGTCGCGGATGAATTTCCCGAATTGACGATCCTTATGGAACACGGCGGACGCCCGTTCTGGTATGACCGGGCCGCCTGGCTGCTCTCGAGACATCGCAACATTCACATCGGCATCGCAGGTATTGCCACGCGACATCTGCCCCGTCATTTTCCGAATCTGGAGAGATATGCCGATCGGTTCTTTTTCGGAAGCGATTGGCCGGCGATACCCTTGGACGTCAAGGGTCTTGTCGAGAGGGTGCTTGCGCTTCCCTACTCAGACGAAACCAAAGCGAACATCCTCCATGGAAATGCCGAACGGGTGTTGGGAGAGGTGAATTCGAAACAAACAGCCTTGATGAATTCGTAA
- a CDS encoding GNAT family N-acetyltransferase, with protein sequence MSGESPFSPVIRRMASSDLDRIIEIDIKVLGKERPDYWKMKIGLVEKRSQFSALVAELDGKVVGFIIGGASRWEYGVPENIGWIDTIGVDPDYQRKGIAKILFKEMTKHLKEAGIDTVITFVTRRDWLMLKFFSRLGFQKGDMVNLELDI encoded by the coding sequence ATGAGTGGAGAATCTCCTTTTTCACCGGTTATCCGCAGAATGGCCTCCTCGGATCTGGATCGCATCATTGAGATTGATATCAAGGTGCTGGGAAAAGAACGGCCGGATTACTGGAAAATGAAGATTGGATTGGTTGAAAAGCGCTCGCAGTTTTCCGCGCTTGTCGCCGAATTGGACGGGAAGGTGGTCGGGTTCATCATCGGAGGCGCAAGTCGCTGGGAATATGGTGTTCCGGAGAATATCGGGTGGATCGATACCATTGGTGTCGACCCGGACTATCAACGAAAGGGCATCGCCAAGATCCTGTTCAAGGAAATGACCAAACACCTCAAAGAGGCTGGTATCGATACGGTTATTACCTTTGTAACGCGACGAGACTGGCTGATGCTGAAATTTTTTAGCCGGCTCGGGTTTCAGAAGGGAGATATGGTCAATCTGGAGCTGGATATTTAG
- a CDS encoding response regulator transcription factor, with translation MKKKILIVEDHPIFRMGMCELINREKDLTVCGSAEDVPDAMALVESENPDLVILDLSLKSSSGMTLIKDLNKYYKHIPVLVLSMHEESLHAERCLLAGAKGYLMKHESKDSVIMAVRKIFAGRKYISQRIMDTLLDKIGEEPEKKQDSPLHRLTDRELEIFQMIGKGFSSRQIAGHLNLSVKTVSAHKERIKQKLGIGTSGALIRYAVLWLETELS, from the coding sequence ATGAAAAAAAAAATTCTCATCGTTGAGGACCATCCCATTTTCAGAATGGGCATGTGCGAACTGATTAACCGCGAAAAAGATCTGACAGTCTGCGGCAGTGCAGAAGACGTGCCCGATGCCATGGCGCTTGTCGAATCAGAAAATCCTGACCTGGTCATTCTCGACCTGTCATTGAAAAGTAGCAGCGGCATGACCCTGATCAAGGATCTGAATAAATACTACAAACACATTCCCGTCCTTGTGCTGTCCATGCATGAAGAATCTCTTCATGCTGAAAGGTGTCTTCTGGCAGGCGCAAAGGGATATCTGATGAAGCATGAAAGCAAAGACTCGGTCATTATGGCTGTACGTAAAATATTTGCAGGCAGGAAATATATTTCGCAGCGCATCATGGACACGCTGTTGGATAAAATCGGAGAAGAGCCGGAAAAAAAACAGGATTCTCCTCTCCACAGACTGACAGACCGAGAGCTTGAGATTTTCCAGATGATCGGGAAAGGGTTTTCATCCAGACAGATTGCCGGCCATCTGAATCTGAGCGTAAAAACAGTCAGCGCCCACAAAGAGCGCATCAAACAGAAACTCGGAATCGGAACCAGTGGAGCTCTGATCCGGTATGCTGTCTTGTGGCTTGAAACCGAATTGTCTTAA